The following are encoded together in the Coffea arabica cultivar ET-39 chromosome 1c, Coffea Arabica ET-39 HiFi, whole genome shotgun sequence genome:
- the LOC113720383 gene encoding pentatricopeptide repeat-containing protein At1g76280-like isoform X2, translated as MRQILCRARLQWFASSTLRLKPPSLLGRLVGPSRVEALCTLTTSNGLMHWTDSTTKPFQEQIVDALCLGERSKASSLLSELVRTVKTLKANDFLLVLQYCARLPDPLFALETWKVMEEKEIYAGGKCYFYTVRALCKGGYLKEAFNLMGLLRENPAMYPLLPLYNSFFSACVQNESVNYANNCLELMEHQTVGNNEITYALLLKLAVLHQNLPAVHEIWKESIKYYSLNIISLRKFIWSFTRLRDLESAYVTLQYMVRMAFRGNSVIFKTAEGKLSDSRLDIPIPLNGHLSLKNCTKDNGIVPSVPENVDRSVTNPGKLGFEFKFGVESHGASRVITSRPVKHLELPVMKLLRWSFSDVIHACADMQNCTLAERLISQMQNLGLEPSSGTYDGFLRAVVQARGFYDGMQVLEVMQQKKLKPYDSTLAAISVGCSKGLQLDLAESFLDKISKTPSPYPYNAFFEACDVLDRPERAVRMLAKMKKLNIQPDVRTYELLFSLFGNVNEPYEEGNMLSHVDVARRITAIEIDMMKNGIQHSHVSLKNLLRALGMEGMIKELTQYLHDAERPSSSLYALLGTPVYNVVLHSLVQAKETHMAVETFKIMKSRGISSDAVTYSIMTNCCSTMKSARSAYALVSMMIRDGFYPETVTYTSLIKTLLGLDDFNEALKLLNQGKLDKVQPDVLLYNTLLQEACQKMHREKIQPDPSTCHYVFSAYVDQGFYSTAMEALLVMSMRMISEDDDIREEERAEFENLIVAEDMEARIIDLFKISMDDIHFALLHLRWCAMLGYTVSWLPNESQWAKRLSENYALLLEK; from the exons ATGCGCCAGATTTT ATGTAGAGCTCGGTTACAATGGTTTGCGAGCTCAACTTTGCGGCTAAAGCCCCCCTCTCTACTT GGGCGACTGGTTGGACCTAGCAGAGTTGAAGCATTGTGTACTTTGACAACTTCTAATG GTTTAATGCACTGGACAGATTCAACTACAAAACCCTTTCAGGAGCAAATTGTTGATGCACTCTGCTTGGGAGAGAGGAGTAAAGCTTCTAGTTTGCTGTCAGAGCTTGTGCGGACTGTCAAAACATTGAAAGCCAATGATTTTCTTTTAGTTCTGCAGTATTGTGCTAGATTGCCTGATCCACTG TTTGCCTTGGAAACATGGAAAGTGATGGAGGAAAAGGAAATTTATGCAGGTGGCAAATGCTACTTTTATACCGTTCGAGCACTTTGCAAGGGAGGCTATCTGAAAGAG GCATTCAACTTGATGGGCTTGCTGCGAGAAAATCCTGCTATGTATCCGCTTTTGCCCCTGTACAACAGTTTCTTCAGTGCTTGTGTTCAAAATGAAAGTGTAAACTATGCTAACAACTGCTTAGAATTGATGGAACACCAGACAGTGGGCAACAATGAAATAACATACGCTCTGCTTCTCAAG CTTGCAGTTTTACATCAAAATCTGCCTGCAGTGCATGAGATATGGAAGGAGAGCATCAAATACTATAGTCTAAATATCATTTCTCTACGAAAGTTCATATGGTCCTTCACAAGGTTGAGAGACTTGGAATCTGCCTATGTGACCTTACAGTACATGGTGCGTATGGCTTTCCGAGGAAACTCTGTCATCTTTAAGACTGCTGAAGGAAAGTTATCTGATTCAAGATTGGACATACCAATTCCGTTGAATGGTCACTTGAGCCTCAAGAATTGTACCAAAGACAATGGTATTGTACCTTCTGTACCTGAAAATGTAGACAGGAGTGTTACAAACCCTGGCAAGCTTGGGTTTGAATTCAAGTTTGGTGTGGAAAGTCATGGAGCTAGCAGGGTCATCACAAGTAGGCCAGTAAAACATCTAGAGCTTCCTGTTATGAAGCTACTTAGGTGGTCTTTCAGTGATGTGATACATGCGTGTGCAGACATGCAAAACTGTACATTAGCAGAGCGGTTGATTTCACAG ATGCAAAATCTTGGTTTGGAACCATCTTCCGGCACATATGACGGCTTCTTAAGAGCAGTTGTGCAAGCAAGAGGTTTTTATGATGGCATGCAAGTG CTAGAAGTTATGCAACAGAAAAAATTGAAGCCTTATGATTCTACTCTTGCAGCTATTTCCGTTGGTTGCAGCAAAGGTTTACAACTAGATTTGGCTGAGTCCTTCCTGgataaaatatcaaaaactcCAAGTCCTTATCCTTATAACGCCTTTTTTGAAGCATGTGATGTTCTG GATCGACCTGAACGTGCTGTTCGAATGTTagctaaaatgaaaaaattgaatatcCAGCCTGATGTCAGGACTTATGAGCTGCTGTTTTCATTGTTTGGTAATGTGAATGAACCTTATGAAGAGGGCAATATGTTGTCACATGTGGATGTTGCTAGACGGATAACTGCTATAGAAATAGATATGATGAAGAATGGCATTCAACATAGTCATGTATCATTGAAGAATTTG CTAAGAGCACTTGGAATGGAGGGTATGATAAAGGAGCTTACTCAGTATCTGCATGATGCTGAAAGACCATCTTCTAGCTTATATGCTTTGCTGGGAACGCCTGTCTATAATGTAGTTTTGCATTCACTTGTCCAGGCTAAAGAA acGCATATGGCTGTAGAAACATTCAAAATAATGAAATCGAGAGGAATTTCATCAGATGCTGTTACATATTCTATCATGACCAATTGTTGCAGCACTATGAAAAGTGCTAGATCTGCTTATGCCCTGGTTTCGATGATGATTCGTGATGGTTTTTATCCAGAGACTGTTACATACACTAGTCTCATTAAG ACTTTGCTGGGACTTGATGACTTTAACGAGGCACTGAAGTTGCTTAATCAGGGGAAGCTGGACAAAGTCCAACCAGATGTGCTGTTATACAACACTCTTCTTCAAGAAGCATGTCAAAAG ATGCACCGAGAGAAGATCCAACCTGATCCATCAACCTGTCATTATGTTTTCTCTGCATATGTTGACCAAGGTTTCTACAGCACTGCAATGGAAGCATTGCTTGTGATGAGTATGCGAATGATTTCCGAGGATGATGACATTCGTGAAGAAGAAAGGGCTGAATTTGAAAATCTAATTGTTGCTGAAGACATGGAAGCTCGGATAATAGACCTTTTTAAAATCTCTATGGATGATATCCATTTCGCCCTATTGCACTTGAGATGGTGTGCAATGCTTGGATACACGGTATCATGGTTACCAAATGAGAGTCAGTGGGCCAAGAGACTTTCAGAAAATTATGCACTACTCCTTGAGAAGTAG
- the LOC113720383 gene encoding pentatricopeptide repeat-containing protein At1g76280-like isoform X4, producing the protein MRQILCRARLQWFASSTLRLKPPSLLGRLVGPSRVEALCTLTTSNGLMHWTDSTTKPFQEQIVDALCLGERSKASSLLSELVRTVKTLKANDFLLVLQYCARLPDPLFALETWKVMEEKEIYAGGKCYFYTVRALCKGGYLKEAFNLMGLLRENPAMYPLLPLYNSFFSACVQNESVNYANNCLELMEHQTVGNNEITYALLLKLAVLHQNLPAVHEIWKESIKYYSLNIISLRKFIWSFTRLRDLESAYVTLQYMVRMAFRGNSVIFKTAEGKLSDSRLDIPIPLNGHLSLKNCTKDNGIVPSVPENVDRSVTNPGKLGFEFKFGVESHGASRVITSRPVKHLELPVMKLLRWSFSDVIHACADMQNCTLAERLISQMQNLGLEPSSGTYDGFLRAVVQARGFYDGMQVLEVMQQKKLKPYDSTLAAISVGCSKGLQLDLAESFLDKISKTPSPYPYNAFFEACDVLLRALGMEGMIKELTQYLHDAERPSSSLYALLGTPVYNVVLHSLVQAKETHMAVETFKIMKSRGISSDAVTYSIMTNCCSTMKSARSAYALVSMMIRDGFYPETVTYTSLIKTLLGLDDFNEALKLLNQGKLDKVQPDVLLYNTLLQEACQKGKIDVIELIVEQMHREKIQPDPSTCHYVFSAYVDQGFYSTAMEALLVMSMRMISEDDDIREEERAEFENLIVAEDMEARIIDLFKISMDDIHFALLHLRWCAMLGYTVSWLPNESQWAKRLSENYALLLEK; encoded by the exons ATGCGCCAGATTTT ATGTAGAGCTCGGTTACAATGGTTTGCGAGCTCAACTTTGCGGCTAAAGCCCCCCTCTCTACTT GGGCGACTGGTTGGACCTAGCAGAGTTGAAGCATTGTGTACTTTGACAACTTCTAATG GTTTAATGCACTGGACAGATTCAACTACAAAACCCTTTCAGGAGCAAATTGTTGATGCACTCTGCTTGGGAGAGAGGAGTAAAGCTTCTAGTTTGCTGTCAGAGCTTGTGCGGACTGTCAAAACATTGAAAGCCAATGATTTTCTTTTAGTTCTGCAGTATTGTGCTAGATTGCCTGATCCACTG TTTGCCTTGGAAACATGGAAAGTGATGGAGGAAAAGGAAATTTATGCAGGTGGCAAATGCTACTTTTATACCGTTCGAGCACTTTGCAAGGGAGGCTATCTGAAAGAG GCATTCAACTTGATGGGCTTGCTGCGAGAAAATCCTGCTATGTATCCGCTTTTGCCCCTGTACAACAGTTTCTTCAGTGCTTGTGTTCAAAATGAAAGTGTAAACTATGCTAACAACTGCTTAGAATTGATGGAACACCAGACAGTGGGCAACAATGAAATAACATACGCTCTGCTTCTCAAG CTTGCAGTTTTACATCAAAATCTGCCTGCAGTGCATGAGATATGGAAGGAGAGCATCAAATACTATAGTCTAAATATCATTTCTCTACGAAAGTTCATATGGTCCTTCACAAGGTTGAGAGACTTGGAATCTGCCTATGTGACCTTACAGTACATGGTGCGTATGGCTTTCCGAGGAAACTCTGTCATCTTTAAGACTGCTGAAGGAAAGTTATCTGATTCAAGATTGGACATACCAATTCCGTTGAATGGTCACTTGAGCCTCAAGAATTGTACCAAAGACAATGGTATTGTACCTTCTGTACCTGAAAATGTAGACAGGAGTGTTACAAACCCTGGCAAGCTTGGGTTTGAATTCAAGTTTGGTGTGGAAAGTCATGGAGCTAGCAGGGTCATCACAAGTAGGCCAGTAAAACATCTAGAGCTTCCTGTTATGAAGCTACTTAGGTGGTCTTTCAGTGATGTGATACATGCGTGTGCAGACATGCAAAACTGTACATTAGCAGAGCGGTTGATTTCACAG ATGCAAAATCTTGGTTTGGAACCATCTTCCGGCACATATGACGGCTTCTTAAGAGCAGTTGTGCAAGCAAGAGGTTTTTATGATGGCATGCAAGTG CTAGAAGTTATGCAACAGAAAAAATTGAAGCCTTATGATTCTACTCTTGCAGCTATTTCCGTTGGTTGCAGCAAAGGTTTACAACTAGATTTGGCTGAGTCCTTCCTGgataaaatatcaaaaactcCAAGTCCTTATCCTTATAACGCCTTTTTTGAAGCATGTGATGTTCTG CTAAGAGCACTTGGAATGGAGGGTATGATAAAGGAGCTTACTCAGTATCTGCATGATGCTGAAAGACCATCTTCTAGCTTATATGCTTTGCTGGGAACGCCTGTCTATAATGTAGTTTTGCATTCACTTGTCCAGGCTAAAGAA acGCATATGGCTGTAGAAACATTCAAAATAATGAAATCGAGAGGAATTTCATCAGATGCTGTTACATATTCTATCATGACCAATTGTTGCAGCACTATGAAAAGTGCTAGATCTGCTTATGCCCTGGTTTCGATGATGATTCGTGATGGTTTTTATCCAGAGACTGTTACATACACTAGTCTCATTAAG ACTTTGCTGGGACTTGATGACTTTAACGAGGCACTGAAGTTGCTTAATCAGGGGAAGCTGGACAAAGTCCAACCAGATGTGCTGTTATACAACACTCTTCTTCAAGAAGCATGTCAAAAG GGAAAAATTGATGTGATTGAGCTTATTGTTGAACAGATGCACCGAGAGAAGATCCAACCTGATCCATCAACCTGTCATTATGTTTTCTCTGCATATGTTGACCAAGGTTTCTACAGCACTGCAATGGAAGCATTGCTTGTGATGAGTATGCGAATGATTTCCGAGGATGATGACATTCGTGAAGAAGAAAGGGCTGAATTTGAAAATCTAATTGTTGCTGAAGACATGGAAGCTCGGATAATAGACCTTTTTAAAATCTCTATGGATGATATCCATTTCGCCCTATTGCACTTGAGATGGTGTGCAATGCTTGGATACACGGTATCATGGTTACCAAATGAGAGTCAGTGGGCCAAGAGACTTTCAGAAAATTATGCACTACTCCTTGAGAAGTAG
- the LOC113720383 gene encoding pentatricopeptide repeat-containing protein At1g76280-like isoform X3 — MHWTDSTTKPFQEQIVDALCLGERSKASSLLSELVRTVKTLKANDFLLVLQYCARLPDPLFALETWKVMEEKEIYAGGKCYFYTVRALCKGGYLKEAFNLMGLLRENPAMYPLLPLYNSFFSACVQNESVNYANNCLELMEHQTVGNNEITYALLLKLAVLHQNLPAVHEIWKESIKYYSLNIISLRKFIWSFTRLRDLESAYVTLQYMVRMAFRGNSVIFKTAEGKLSDSRLDIPIPLNGHLSLKNCTKDNGIVPSVPENVDRSVTNPGKLGFEFKFGVESHGASRVITSRPVKHLELPVMKLLRWSFSDVIHACADMQNCTLAERLISQMQNLGLEPSSGTYDGFLRAVVQARGFYDGMQVLEVMQQKKLKPYDSTLAAISVGCSKGLQLDLAESFLDKISKTPSPYPYNAFFEACDVLDRPERAVRMLAKMKKLNIQPDVRTYELLFSLFGNVNEPYEEGNMLSHVDVARRITAIEIDMMKNGIQHSHVSLKNLLRALGMEGMIKELTQYLHDAERPSSSLYALLGTPVYNVVLHSLVQAKETHMAVETFKIMKSRGISSDAVTYSIMTNCCSTMKSARSAYALVSMMIRDGFYPETVTYTSLIKTLLGLDDFNEALKLLNQGKLDKVQPDVLLYNTLLQEACQKGKIDVIELIVEQMHREKIQPDPSTCHYVFSAYVDQGFYSTAMEALLVMSMRMISEDDDIREEERAEFENLIVAEDMEARIIDLFKISMDDIHFALLHLRWCAMLGYTVSWLPNESQWAKRLSENYALLLEK, encoded by the exons ATGCACTGGACAGATTCAACTACAAAACCCTTTCAGGAGCAAATTGTTGATGCACTCTGCTTGGGAGAGAGGAGTAAAGCTTCTAGTTTGCTGTCAGAGCTTGTGCGGACTGTCAAAACATTGAAAGCCAATGATTTTCTTTTAGTTCTGCAGTATTGTGCTAGATTGCCTGATCCACTG TTTGCCTTGGAAACATGGAAAGTGATGGAGGAAAAGGAAATTTATGCAGGTGGCAAATGCTACTTTTATACCGTTCGAGCACTTTGCAAGGGAGGCTATCTGAAAGAG GCATTCAACTTGATGGGCTTGCTGCGAGAAAATCCTGCTATGTATCCGCTTTTGCCCCTGTACAACAGTTTCTTCAGTGCTTGTGTTCAAAATGAAAGTGTAAACTATGCTAACAACTGCTTAGAATTGATGGAACACCAGACAGTGGGCAACAATGAAATAACATACGCTCTGCTTCTCAAG CTTGCAGTTTTACATCAAAATCTGCCTGCAGTGCATGAGATATGGAAGGAGAGCATCAAATACTATAGTCTAAATATCATTTCTCTACGAAAGTTCATATGGTCCTTCACAAGGTTGAGAGACTTGGAATCTGCCTATGTGACCTTACAGTACATGGTGCGTATGGCTTTCCGAGGAAACTCTGTCATCTTTAAGACTGCTGAAGGAAAGTTATCTGATTCAAGATTGGACATACCAATTCCGTTGAATGGTCACTTGAGCCTCAAGAATTGTACCAAAGACAATGGTATTGTACCTTCTGTACCTGAAAATGTAGACAGGAGTGTTACAAACCCTGGCAAGCTTGGGTTTGAATTCAAGTTTGGTGTGGAAAGTCATGGAGCTAGCAGGGTCATCACAAGTAGGCCAGTAAAACATCTAGAGCTTCCTGTTATGAAGCTACTTAGGTGGTCTTTCAGTGATGTGATACATGCGTGTGCAGACATGCAAAACTGTACATTAGCAGAGCGGTTGATTTCACAG ATGCAAAATCTTGGTTTGGAACCATCTTCCGGCACATATGACGGCTTCTTAAGAGCAGTTGTGCAAGCAAGAGGTTTTTATGATGGCATGCAAGTG CTAGAAGTTATGCAACAGAAAAAATTGAAGCCTTATGATTCTACTCTTGCAGCTATTTCCGTTGGTTGCAGCAAAGGTTTACAACTAGATTTGGCTGAGTCCTTCCTGgataaaatatcaaaaactcCAAGTCCTTATCCTTATAACGCCTTTTTTGAAGCATGTGATGTTCTG GATCGACCTGAACGTGCTGTTCGAATGTTagctaaaatgaaaaaattgaatatcCAGCCTGATGTCAGGACTTATGAGCTGCTGTTTTCATTGTTTGGTAATGTGAATGAACCTTATGAAGAGGGCAATATGTTGTCACATGTGGATGTTGCTAGACGGATAACTGCTATAGAAATAGATATGATGAAGAATGGCATTCAACATAGTCATGTATCATTGAAGAATTTG CTAAGAGCACTTGGAATGGAGGGTATGATAAAGGAGCTTACTCAGTATCTGCATGATGCTGAAAGACCATCTTCTAGCTTATATGCTTTGCTGGGAACGCCTGTCTATAATGTAGTTTTGCATTCACTTGTCCAGGCTAAAGAA acGCATATGGCTGTAGAAACATTCAAAATAATGAAATCGAGAGGAATTTCATCAGATGCTGTTACATATTCTATCATGACCAATTGTTGCAGCACTATGAAAAGTGCTAGATCTGCTTATGCCCTGGTTTCGATGATGATTCGTGATGGTTTTTATCCAGAGACTGTTACATACACTAGTCTCATTAAG ACTTTGCTGGGACTTGATGACTTTAACGAGGCACTGAAGTTGCTTAATCAGGGGAAGCTGGACAAAGTCCAACCAGATGTGCTGTTATACAACACTCTTCTTCAAGAAGCATGTCAAAAG GGAAAAATTGATGTGATTGAGCTTATTGTTGAACAGATGCACCGAGAGAAGATCCAACCTGATCCATCAACCTGTCATTATGTTTTCTCTGCATATGTTGACCAAGGTTTCTACAGCACTGCAATGGAAGCATTGCTTGTGATGAGTATGCGAATGATTTCCGAGGATGATGACATTCGTGAAGAAGAAAGGGCTGAATTTGAAAATCTAATTGTTGCTGAAGACATGGAAGCTCGGATAATAGACCTTTTTAAAATCTCTATGGATGATATCCATTTCGCCCTATTGCACTTGAGATGGTGTGCAATGCTTGGATACACGGTATCATGGTTACCAAATGAGAGTCAGTGGGCCAAGAGACTTTCAGAAAATTATGCACTACTCCTTGAGAAGTAG
- the LOC113720383 gene encoding pentatricopeptide repeat-containing protein At1g76280-like isoform X1, translating into MRQILCRARLQWFASSTLRLKPPSLLGRLVGPSRVEALCTLTTSNGLMHWTDSTTKPFQEQIVDALCLGERSKASSLLSELVRTVKTLKANDFLLVLQYCARLPDPLFALETWKVMEEKEIYAGGKCYFYTVRALCKGGYLKEAFNLMGLLRENPAMYPLLPLYNSFFSACVQNESVNYANNCLELMEHQTVGNNEITYALLLKLAVLHQNLPAVHEIWKESIKYYSLNIISLRKFIWSFTRLRDLESAYVTLQYMVRMAFRGNSVIFKTAEGKLSDSRLDIPIPLNGHLSLKNCTKDNGIVPSVPENVDRSVTNPGKLGFEFKFGVESHGASRVITSRPVKHLELPVMKLLRWSFSDVIHACADMQNCTLAERLISQMQNLGLEPSSGTYDGFLRAVVQARGFYDGMQVLEVMQQKKLKPYDSTLAAISVGCSKGLQLDLAESFLDKISKTPSPYPYNAFFEACDVLDRPERAVRMLAKMKKLNIQPDVRTYELLFSLFGNVNEPYEEGNMLSHVDVARRITAIEIDMMKNGIQHSHVSLKNLLRALGMEGMIKELTQYLHDAERPSSSLYALLGTPVYNVVLHSLVQAKETHMAVETFKIMKSRGISSDAVTYSIMTNCCSTMKSARSAYALVSMMIRDGFYPETVTYTSLIKTLLGLDDFNEALKLLNQGKLDKVQPDVLLYNTLLQEACQKGKIDVIELIVEQMHREKIQPDPSTCHYVFSAYVDQGFYSTAMEALLVMSMRMISEDDDIREEERAEFENLIVAEDMEARIIDLFKISMDDIHFALLHLRWCAMLGYTVSWLPNESQWAKRLSENYALLLEK; encoded by the exons ATGCGCCAGATTTT ATGTAGAGCTCGGTTACAATGGTTTGCGAGCTCAACTTTGCGGCTAAAGCCCCCCTCTCTACTT GGGCGACTGGTTGGACCTAGCAGAGTTGAAGCATTGTGTACTTTGACAACTTCTAATG GTTTAATGCACTGGACAGATTCAACTACAAAACCCTTTCAGGAGCAAATTGTTGATGCACTCTGCTTGGGAGAGAGGAGTAAAGCTTCTAGTTTGCTGTCAGAGCTTGTGCGGACTGTCAAAACATTGAAAGCCAATGATTTTCTTTTAGTTCTGCAGTATTGTGCTAGATTGCCTGATCCACTG TTTGCCTTGGAAACATGGAAAGTGATGGAGGAAAAGGAAATTTATGCAGGTGGCAAATGCTACTTTTATACCGTTCGAGCACTTTGCAAGGGAGGCTATCTGAAAGAG GCATTCAACTTGATGGGCTTGCTGCGAGAAAATCCTGCTATGTATCCGCTTTTGCCCCTGTACAACAGTTTCTTCAGTGCTTGTGTTCAAAATGAAAGTGTAAACTATGCTAACAACTGCTTAGAATTGATGGAACACCAGACAGTGGGCAACAATGAAATAACATACGCTCTGCTTCTCAAG CTTGCAGTTTTACATCAAAATCTGCCTGCAGTGCATGAGATATGGAAGGAGAGCATCAAATACTATAGTCTAAATATCATTTCTCTACGAAAGTTCATATGGTCCTTCACAAGGTTGAGAGACTTGGAATCTGCCTATGTGACCTTACAGTACATGGTGCGTATGGCTTTCCGAGGAAACTCTGTCATCTTTAAGACTGCTGAAGGAAAGTTATCTGATTCAAGATTGGACATACCAATTCCGTTGAATGGTCACTTGAGCCTCAAGAATTGTACCAAAGACAATGGTATTGTACCTTCTGTACCTGAAAATGTAGACAGGAGTGTTACAAACCCTGGCAAGCTTGGGTTTGAATTCAAGTTTGGTGTGGAAAGTCATGGAGCTAGCAGGGTCATCACAAGTAGGCCAGTAAAACATCTAGAGCTTCCTGTTATGAAGCTACTTAGGTGGTCTTTCAGTGATGTGATACATGCGTGTGCAGACATGCAAAACTGTACATTAGCAGAGCGGTTGATTTCACAG ATGCAAAATCTTGGTTTGGAACCATCTTCCGGCACATATGACGGCTTCTTAAGAGCAGTTGTGCAAGCAAGAGGTTTTTATGATGGCATGCAAGTG CTAGAAGTTATGCAACAGAAAAAATTGAAGCCTTATGATTCTACTCTTGCAGCTATTTCCGTTGGTTGCAGCAAAGGTTTACAACTAGATTTGGCTGAGTCCTTCCTGgataaaatatcaaaaactcCAAGTCCTTATCCTTATAACGCCTTTTTTGAAGCATGTGATGTTCTG GATCGACCTGAACGTGCTGTTCGAATGTTagctaaaatgaaaaaattgaatatcCAGCCTGATGTCAGGACTTATGAGCTGCTGTTTTCATTGTTTGGTAATGTGAATGAACCTTATGAAGAGGGCAATATGTTGTCACATGTGGATGTTGCTAGACGGATAACTGCTATAGAAATAGATATGATGAAGAATGGCATTCAACATAGTCATGTATCATTGAAGAATTTG CTAAGAGCACTTGGAATGGAGGGTATGATAAAGGAGCTTACTCAGTATCTGCATGATGCTGAAAGACCATCTTCTAGCTTATATGCTTTGCTGGGAACGCCTGTCTATAATGTAGTTTTGCATTCACTTGTCCAGGCTAAAGAA acGCATATGGCTGTAGAAACATTCAAAATAATGAAATCGAGAGGAATTTCATCAGATGCTGTTACATATTCTATCATGACCAATTGTTGCAGCACTATGAAAAGTGCTAGATCTGCTTATGCCCTGGTTTCGATGATGATTCGTGATGGTTTTTATCCAGAGACTGTTACATACACTAGTCTCATTAAG ACTTTGCTGGGACTTGATGACTTTAACGAGGCACTGAAGTTGCTTAATCAGGGGAAGCTGGACAAAGTCCAACCAGATGTGCTGTTATACAACACTCTTCTTCAAGAAGCATGTCAAAAG GGAAAAATTGATGTGATTGAGCTTATTGTTGAACAGATGCACCGAGAGAAGATCCAACCTGATCCATCAACCTGTCATTATGTTTTCTCTGCATATGTTGACCAAGGTTTCTACAGCACTGCAATGGAAGCATTGCTTGTGATGAGTATGCGAATGATTTCCGAGGATGATGACATTCGTGAAGAAGAAAGGGCTGAATTTGAAAATCTAATTGTTGCTGAAGACATGGAAGCTCGGATAATAGACCTTTTTAAAATCTCTATGGATGATATCCATTTCGCCCTATTGCACTTGAGATGGTGTGCAATGCTTGGATACACGGTATCATGGTTACCAAATGAGAGTCAGTGGGCCAAGAGACTTTCAGAAAATTATGCACTACTCCTTGAGAAGTAG